A genomic window from Caldalkalibacillus salinus includes:
- the lhgO gene encoding L-2-hydroxyglutarate oxidase, whose protein sequence is MSDFIIIGGGIVGLSVGMAIYEKYPEAKVTIIEKEKQLGYHQTGHNSGVIHSGIYYQPGSLKAKYARRGSQAMIEFCQRHKIEHDICGKVIVATKEEELSIMSELYDRGRQNGLSIEKIGTEELKEIEPHVRGLGAIHVPTAGIVNYQQVAEAYAHIIKQKGGTISLGEEVQNIEETDQDVHVETKHTSYRTHVLINCAGLQSDRIAQLTGVSLDVKIIPFRGEYYKLIPEKRHLVKNLIYPVPNPDFPFLGVHFTRMIGGEVEAGPNAVLSFKREGYRKTDIDLRDLTDVLGYKGFWKLARKYTREGLEEMVRSFSKKKFVQSLQSLIPEMTEEDLISGPSGVRAQALKKDGQLVDDFHIVEGKRSIHVCNAPSPAATASLEIGKAVVQKMPAQPHLKSVSAS, encoded by the coding sequence TTGAGTGATTTTATCATCATTGGTGGCGGCATCGTGGGTTTATCTGTCGGGATGGCCATCTATGAGAAATACCCGGAGGCGAAGGTGACGATCATTGAAAAAGAAAAACAATTAGGCTATCACCAAACAGGCCATAATAGTGGTGTCATCCATTCCGGAATATATTATCAGCCAGGAAGCCTTAAAGCGAAGTATGCTCGAAGAGGAAGTCAAGCGATGATTGAGTTTTGTCAACGGCACAAAATCGAACATGATATCTGCGGAAAAGTGATTGTGGCGACGAAAGAAGAAGAACTAAGCATCATGTCAGAGCTTTACGATAGAGGGCGTCAAAACGGTTTATCTATTGAAAAGATCGGGACAGAGGAATTGAAAGAGATTGAGCCTCATGTTAGAGGATTGGGAGCTATTCACGTCCCTACAGCAGGTATCGTCAATTATCAGCAAGTAGCAGAGGCGTATGCCCATATCATTAAGCAAAAAGGGGGCACAATTAGTCTAGGAGAGGAAGTGCAAAACATCGAGGAAACAGACCAAGACGTACACGTGGAAACGAAGCACACCTCTTATCGTACACATGTACTGATTAATTGTGCAGGCTTACAAAGTGATCGTATTGCCCAACTCACAGGAGTATCATTAGATGTAAAAATCATTCCTTTTAGAGGGGAATACTATAAATTAATACCTGAAAAGAGACATCTCGTTAAGAATCTCATATACCCTGTACCTAATCCAGACTTCCCGTTTCTCGGTGTGCATTTTACAAGGATGATCGGTGGAGAAGTAGAGGCCGGCCCTAACGCTGTCTTAAGCTTTAAGCGGGAGGGGTACAGAAAAACAGATATTGATCTTAGGGACCTAACCGATGTTCTCGGGTATAAGGGCTTCTGGAAGTTAGCCCGTAAGTATACGCGAGAAGGGTTAGAAGAGATGGTCCGTTCGTTTAGTAAGAAGAAGTTTGTGCAAAGCTTGCAGTCTTTGATACCTGAAATGACAGAAGAGGATCTCATATCAGGACCGAGTGGGGTTCGTGCACAAGCGCTCAAGAAGGATGGACAACTGGTAGATGACTTTCATATCGTTGAGGGTAAAAGAAGTATCCACGTGTGTAACGCCCCTTCACCGGCGGCAACCGCATCGTTAGAGATTGGAAAAGCAGTGGTACAAAAAATGCCTGCCCAACCGCATCTTAAGTCAGTATCTGCAAGCTAA
- a CDS encoding BCCT family transporter has protein sequence MKLTQKLDWPVFIISGGLLFLFVILSFINSDTQLVSQWVDESFAFSVSYFGAFWQVLMLATFIIAIVLAFSRLGKVRLGNIDKPEISTFRWIAIIMCTLLAGGGVFWAAAEPMYHFMSTPPMFPGIESGTSEAIAPALAQSFLDWGFSAWAILGTLSTIILMYGHYHKGLPLKPRTLLHPIFGDKILQKSVVGTLVDAFSIIAVAAGTIGPIGFLGLQAAYGLEFLFDVPNVFTTHIIIIGVLVTIASISAVTGIHRGIQLLSRWNIILTLVLVGLILFIGPGRFIIDNFIGSYAVYIENFLSLSLYRAAPDWLGWWTVFFWGWFIGYAPMMAIFVSRISRGRTLREIVLAVAIIAPIVTNFWFTVVGGSGIHFELQNNGVISGPLEDGGLPATMMAITQQLPMPLLMSVAFLIVTIVFVATTTDSMSYTISVAMTGEGDPASSLRVFWAVIMGSAAAALLLLGEGSITAIQNFIVVTAVPVSIILLPTLWLAPQVAKQLAHEQEQGGTKETSIN, from the coding sequence GTGAAGTTAACTCAAAAATTAGATTGGCCTGTGTTTATTATTAGTGGCGGGCTACTGTTCCTGTTTGTCATACTTTCTTTTATCAACAGTGACACACAGCTCGTCTCTCAATGGGTCGATGAATCTTTTGCTTTCTCGGTTTCTTATTTTGGTGCTTTCTGGCAGGTTCTCATGCTAGCCACCTTCATCATTGCCATCGTGCTTGCTTTCTCCCGCTTAGGGAAGGTACGCTTAGGCAACATAGACAAACCGGAAATCAGCACTTTTAGATGGATTGCTATCATTATGTGTACTTTACTGGCTGGTGGTGGTGTCTTTTGGGCTGCAGCAGAGCCGATGTACCACTTCATGTCCACTCCCCCTATGTTCCCCGGTATAGAAAGCGGAACGTCTGAGGCTATTGCGCCTGCCTTAGCTCAATCTTTCCTAGATTGGGGATTCTCAGCGTGGGCCATTTTAGGCACGTTAAGTACGATTATATTGATGTATGGACATTACCACAAAGGGTTACCCTTAAAGCCTAGAACGTTACTTCACCCTATATTTGGGGATAAAATTCTTCAGAAAAGCGTCGTTGGTACGCTCGTAGACGCCTTTTCTATTATAGCTGTAGCTGCGGGGACGATTGGCCCAATTGGATTTCTAGGTTTACAAGCGGCTTATGGTCTTGAGTTTCTGTTCGACGTTCCAAACGTCTTTACCACACATATCATCATTATTGGAGTGCTTGTGACCATCGCTTCCATATCAGCCGTCACAGGTATTCACCGTGGCATTCAGTTACTAAGTCGTTGGAATATCATTTTAACCCTCGTCTTAGTGGGGCTCATCTTGTTCATTGGGCCGGGGCGATTCATCATTGACAACTTCATCGGTTCATATGCCGTTTATATTGAAAATTTCTTGTCTCTTAGTCTATATAGAGCAGCACCTGATTGGCTAGGATGGTGGACCGTATTCTTCTGGGGTTGGTTTATTGGTTATGCTCCGATGATGGCTATTTTCGTGAGTCGTATATCTAGAGGGCGTACATTAAGAGAAATAGTCTTGGCTGTTGCGATTATAGCACCGATCGTGACAAACTTCTGGTTTACAGTTGTGGGAGGCTCAGGGATACACTTTGAGCTGCAAAACAATGGTGTGATATCAGGTCCATTGGAGGATGGTGGATTACCGGCTACCATGATGGCTATTACGCAACAGTTGCCAATGCCACTTCTGATGTCTGTGGCCTTTCTTATTGTCACGATCGTCTTTGTCGCTACGACAACGGACTCAATGTCCTATACCATTTCTGTCGCGATGACGGGAGAAGGTGATCCCGCTAGCAGCCTTCGTGTGTTTTGGGCAGTCATAATGGGGAGTGCTGCTGCAGCCCTACTATTATTAGGCGAAGGCAGTATTACAGCCATACAAAACTTTATTGTGGTCACAGCAGTCCCTGTTTCCATTATCCTACTTCCTACTCTATGGTTAGCCCCGCAGGTCGCCAAACAGTTGGCACATGAACAGGAACAGGGTGGTACTAAGGAAACAAGTATTAATTAA